The Streptococcus sanguinis genome contains the following window.
TATGCCTATACTTTGCTGGATCTGGATGAGTCGGATGAAAGCAAGATTCAGGACTTGGTTGATAAATTTGAGAATAGCGACAATATTGTGCGCGTGCGTTTAATTAAAAAATAATCGAAAAATAGAGGTGTTTCTTTATTGAATGCGTCTGTACCAGCCGATAAGCCTTTCGCTTGTCGGCTTTTTCTAATGAGTCTCGGCTTGACAAGAAGGAGCTAGCTGGGCTATCATAGGGACGGAGGAAAAACAATGTTACAATTTATCGAATACCCCAAATGCTCTACCTGCCGTAAGGCCAAGGCTGAGCTCAATCAATTAGGAGTGGACTTTGAAGCGGTGGATATTGTCCAAAATACACCTAGCCGGGACCAACTCCTAGACTGGATCCAGAACTCGGACTTTGAGCTCAAGGCTTTTTTCAATACTAGCGGTCTCAAATACCGTGAGCTAGGGCTCAAAGAAAAAGTTCCACATATGACAGCCCAGGAAGCTGCTGATTTATTATCGACAGACGGGATGCTGATTAAACGACCGCTCTTAGTTCGAGATAACCAGATTTTGCAGATTGGCTACAGGAAGGCTTATGAAGAGTTGGGGTTGTGAGAAGATAAGGCTTGATAAAAAAGTGGTTAAAAATTTTTATTTTTGGACTGATATGATAGATGTTGCTCTTAAGTATCAAAAATTACATTTTTTGTTTCAATTCCAATAAACAAAAGCAATTTGAATAAATATTCAATGAAAGGATAAAAAAAGAGATGGGGAATATACAAAGTGAGTTGCAAACTGCAGCTAATATAGCTGGACGGATTGTTGCAGGAGGAAATAGTATTTTAATATCTGGCCAAGTTACAAAAGATAGCACTAGTAGTTATCAAGGGAATACCACTGCAGGGAATTTATTAACCAATGAGGCGGTTATCGCTCAAAGTATTAGTACAAAAATTGGTGAATTTGTATACTTGGTTCATAGTCTTGCACAAGAATTTGATGCTAAAGATTCTGATTTGAGTAAATTATTTGAAAATGGAGTGAATCTTAGAATGAGAGGTTATGGTCCTCAAATACAACCTTCTTCACCAGAAAATTCATTAAAAACTCCCTTGAACAAAATATTGGAGGCGGGGCATGAATGATAAGAAGGACAGTAAAAGAACTTGGGAACAAGTACGTGATGAAAAAATAATTGTTCAGGAAAAGATATTTGATATACAAGATAAAAAAAGAAAATAACAAACCTTGAACTGGAAATCGATACAAGATATTCTAATTCAACATTACTTCTAAATGAACTTCTATATTATAATCTATCCTATAAAGATGAAATTAATCGCCAAACTACCTTGGAACAACTGCAGCATACATCTGACTTATTGGTAAGCATAATTGAGAAAAATAAGAAGCTACTGCAGAAAGAAGAAACAGCTTTTGAAGAAAAACTAAAAAATCTAGAGCGAGAGCATAGGTTAATACATCTGGAGGAAGAGAAGTCCAGGAGGAAAAATTATGGGTATTAAAATGAGTTTGGGTTCTTCGGATACCCAAGCAACGACAGCTTCTAGCGTAGTAACAAGTAGAACGACGGCCTATCTTTCTGTTATTGCAGCCTTGGAAGTTTTTATAGGTGCAAATAATCTGCAAGGAACCGCTTATAGCGGAGCCAAAGCTTATGCTGGAAATGTTCTTATTCCTTTATTGAAAAGCGCATTATGTTCTCGGAAGAGTTATCATCTGGAACAAGTAGTCTGCCAACTACCTACCGTTCAGATGTTGGAGAAGAGGACTTAGATGAAGCAACACTTGAAGCGCAAATCACTGCTCAAGATGGAATTATTGAAAATTATAATGCAATTATTTCTGAGGTAAAAAAACTTGGATTAAAAGATTCTGTCGCTGGTTTGCAAGAAATAAAGCAGAATCTGCAGTCGGCTCAAACATTAAGAGATAGTTATCAGGAAAAATTGACTAAGCTCAGAAATTTTGCAGCGGGTTCAGCAACTCTATTGTCTGGAGCTGAGAATATGTATTCGTCTGTGATGCAAGGATTAACGATGATAGGTGCAGATTTTAAGGGGTTCAATGGTAGCTTTCATTCTGCACCAACAGATTGGTCCCAAAATATTCAAAGCTCTTGGGGAGTCAGAAATAAAGCTACTAATCTATCTAAAAAATCTCAAAGTCTAGAGGAATTGCAAAGGTTGATTGAACGAGCGAATCAAGGAGATTCAGACTCTATTAATAAACTTATAGCTGCCTATGATTATAAAAATGCAGTAGGGACAGCCCCAATTTTGACAGATGAGGAAAAGCAAGTTAGGAATGCAGAAGTATGGAAAAGAACGGAAGAATTTGGTAAAAATTTACTAGGTGAATTTACTGGAATTTATGATATTAAACGACTGATAGACGGGAAAGATCCTGTTACAGGTGAGAATGCTAATCGCTTTGAAGCTGGTGTTTGGACACTCATGAATCTCATCCCAATTGCTAAGGGGGCAGGTAAAGTCGCCAAAGCAGTTGATACTGTTGGCGATGTGGCAAAAGTAGTCGATAAGATAGATGATGTAGCAGATGCAGCCAAGGCAGTGGATAAGACTACGGAAACGGCAAAGGCAGTGGATAAGGTAACTGATACTGCTAAAGTAGTAGATAAAGTAGAAGATATTAAAGATGCTAATAAAATTCCTCAATATGTTGAAGATACTATTTCACAGATTGAAAGCAATAAGGGGAATCCGCCAGATGGATTTAAAGGTGGAAAACTTTACAAAAATAAACCTTTAAATGGTGAAGAATTTCTTCCAGATGGAACTAAATATAAGGAGTACGATGTTCATCCATATCAAAAAGGAATACCAAGAGGACCCGAAAGAATTGTTATAGGTGAGGATGGTTCTGTTTGGTATACTCAAGATCACTATCAAACTTTCACAAGAATAAAATAAGGAGAATATAATGTCAAAAAAATTTAATGATAGAACGTTTAGAAAGATAGAACAAACTTATAGAATTTATTTACCTGACGAATTTAAAAAAGTTTTTGGAAATATGGAGGAACTTCCTGAAAACTGGTATGATTGGAGTGACTTTTCACCTCAGAATGTTAAAATGCTGAGCAATTACATACAAATAATCAAAGAAAATATAGCAGAAGAAATAGAATATGTTGATTGGAGTGATAATTGGGGAGAAGCTCCTAGCGATTTAGAACTTATGAAAAGAGAAATACGAAGTCGTTTAATAAATTCTCCAACATTATTTCCTATTTCTGGTCATAGGTATATTGCGTCATGTAATACTCCGATTTCGCCAGTATTTTCAATTGTTGGTTCCGATATAATTTATTATTCTAAAAGTTTAACAGATTATTTTCATGGAATTGCAATAAGCAGAGAGACAAATTTATCTGATTTACCCCAAATTTCTTTTTGGTCCGATATTGCACAGTGATAAAATTGAGATAAAAATATTTTTAGTCCCATCAACAGGAAATCTGCATTGAAAAGAGAAATATTTAGGAAAGAATATACAAGATGTCATGATTTTTCTTTTAGGGAATGTGGTTCAAGTAGATTGTATGATTGAATTTGGGTTAGGAAGCGTGGCAGAAGA
Protein-coding sequences here:
- a CDS encoding arsenate reductase family protein, with translation MLQFIEYPKCSTCRKAKAELNQLGVDFEAVDIVQNTPSRDQLLDWIQNSDFELKAFFNTSGLKYRELGLKEKVPHMTAQEAADLLSTDGMLIKRPLLVRDNQILQIGYRKAYEELGL
- a CDS encoding TIGR04197 family type VII secretion effector; amino-acid sequence: MGNIQSELQTAANIAGRIVAGGNSILISGQVTKDSTSSYQGNTTAGNLLTNEAVIAQSISTKIGEFVYLVHSLAQEFDAKDSDLSKLFENGVNLRMRGYGPQIQPSSPENSLKTPLNKILEAGHE